The following coding sequences are from one Sardina pilchardus chromosome 16, fSarPil1.1, whole genome shotgun sequence window:
- the LOC134060282 gene encoding uncharacterized protein LOC134060282, with protein sequence MGLFVLSAKTPGLLFHVLLLLATAKSLHADETTAATGPSGTTPTVGDNGITIEQTNATTQSLSANATALNGTTPQTDILNTTEHTGNSSVSNTTDITISDAITTPLPNITALTSARTNDTASTTIDAFAEGNEGGSDDGSAGPVILVVLLLAIISLGVLLYYMRKKSRSYSFDLFTPVNDQASDNAPLKPLEMETFQPKDTETPVTLPTVVIESAENQPDSPIANGSVEEGPGDPAITLDNESIKSAPSECGSQTEFLPKDSTDVDVEQQPGNENNNNFAAGTKTTAGLKSGEANFTEISLN encoded by the exons TTCTGTTACTCCTGGCAACAGCCAAGTCTTTGCATGCAGATGAGACCACCGCAGCAACGGGCCCTAGCGGCACGACCCCTACGGTGGGAGACAACGGCATCACAATAGAGCAGACCAACGCAACGACACAATCACTCAGTGCCAATGCAACCGCACTTAATGGCACTActccacaaacagacatactgaACACAACTGAACACACGGGCAACAGTTCTgtctcaaacacaacagacatcaCAATATCAGACGCAATCACCACCCCTTTGCCGAACATCACAGCATTGACGTCTGCCAGGACAAATG ATACGGCTTCAACTACAATAGATGCATTTGCAGAAGGAAATGAAGGAGGAAGTGATGATGGAAGTGCAGGGCCTGTGATCCTGGTCGTCCTGCTGCTCGCCATCATAAGTCTCGGAGTTCTTCTGTACTACATGCGCAAGAAAtcaagg AGTTACTCGTTTGACCTCTTCACCCCTGTCAATGACCAAGCAAGTGACAACGCACCCCTGAAGCCGCTGGAGATGGAGACGTTTCAGCCCAAAGACACGG AAACTCCAGTAACTCTCCCGACGGTGGTCATTGAGAGTGCTGAGAACCAGCCGGACAGCCCGATAGCCAATGGGAGTGTGGAGGAGGGACCAGGGGATCCTGCCATCACTCTTGACAACGAAAGTATTAAATCAG CTCCCTCAGAGTGTGGATCGCAGACAGAGTTCCTGCCAAAGGATTCCACAGACGTTGATGTGGAGCAGCAACCAGGCAatgagaacaacaacaacttcgCAGCTGGCACCAAGACAACAGCAG ggctCAAGAGTGGAGAGGCCAACTTTACAGAGATCAGCCTTAATTAG